One window from the genome of Thalassospira xiamenensis M-5 = DSM 17429 encodes:
- a CDS encoding MOSC domain-containing protein has product MTATLIGIARKARSRAPMETLDGVSVSLDFGVDGDYRGKLRKRQITVMTEEDWLAACGEIDRMDLPWTTRRANLLVRGVKLPQTPGTRIRIGELVLEITGETDPCNRMEAAAPGLEKALTPDWRGGVTCRAIEPGAIRVGDTVIVD; this is encoded by the coding sequence ATGACCGCCACCCTGATTGGTATCGCGCGTAAGGCACGTTCACGTGCGCCAATGGAAACGCTTGATGGTGTTTCTGTCAGTCTTGATTTTGGGGTTGATGGCGATTATCGCGGCAAGCTACGCAAACGCCAGATCACGGTCATGACTGAGGAAGACTGGTTGGCGGCCTGCGGCGAAATTGACCGTATGGATTTGCCCTGGACCACGCGGCGCGCCAATCTGTTGGTACGAGGTGTGAAATTGCCGCAAACGCCCGGTACGCGCATCCGGATAGGGGAACTGGTCCTTGAAATCACCGGCGAAACCGATCCGTGCAACCGGATGGAAGCCGCAGCACCGGGCCTTGAAAAGGCCCTGACACCGGACTGGCGGGGCGGGGTTACATGCCGTGCGATTGAACCCGGTGCGATCCGGGTGGGCGATACGGTTATTGTTGACTGA
- a CDS encoding sensor domain-containing diguanylate cyclase — protein MELAPIPHNEAERQGIITRMRIATFDAEPELDRITSLAKRIFDVKSATMTVIDHDRQIFKSRANFEKLESRRDISFCGHAITQTEPMVIKDARIDPRFSDNPLVICDTPVIFYAGMPVHHHEGQPVGTLCIFDDKPREMSQRDIDNLKDLAYLVDMVLLLRFAQFSQKRLMQSLDEAVRQSMIDPMTGLWNRRGLDEILDRELAPEGVPLTEPCGILLCDIDHFKCVNDTHGHLIGDEVIIRIAGMLKNHLRENDIIARVGGEEFVCVIPGITRETTPKIAEKLCNILRNTPINTSEGKTLGVTISIGATWIAAGCSNDNRKAIFEIADAALYRAKQSGRDRVVFTPDVNEQHNKGLFEQH, from the coding sequence ATGGAACTTGCACCAATACCGCATAACGAAGCCGAACGTCAGGGCATCATCACGCGCATGCGTATCGCAACTTTTGATGCCGAACCCGAACTTGACCGAATCACGTCACTTGCCAAACGGATCTTTGACGTCAAATCGGCCACGATGACGGTAATCGATCATGACCGACAGATTTTCAAATCCCGGGCCAATTTCGAAAAGCTGGAAAGCCGCCGCGATATTTCGTTCTGCGGGCATGCAATCACCCAGACCGAGCCGATGGTGATCAAGGATGCCCGGATCGATCCCCGTTTTTCCGACAATCCGTTGGTGATCTGCGATACGCCAGTGATTTTTTACGCCGGGATGCCAGTGCATCATCACGAAGGACAACCGGTCGGGACACTTTGCATTTTTGACGACAAACCGCGCGAAATGAGCCAGCGCGATATCGATAACCTCAAGGACCTTGCCTATCTGGTCGATATGGTTCTGTTGCTGCGGTTTGCACAATTCAGCCAGAAACGGTTGATGCAAAGCCTTGATGAAGCGGTTCGTCAAAGTATGATTGATCCGATGACAGGGCTTTGGAACCGGCGCGGGCTTGATGAAATACTTGATCGAGAACTCGCCCCAGAAGGCGTGCCATTGACCGAACCCTGCGGGATTTTGTTATGTGATATCGATCATTTCAAATGCGTCAATGACACGCACGGACATCTGATTGGCGATGAGGTCATCATCAGAATTGCCGGGATGCTCAAAAATCATTTGCGCGAAAATGACATCATTGCACGTGTCGGCGGCGAGGAATTTGTATGTGTCATTCCCGGTATCACGCGCGAAACGACCCCGAAAATTGCTGAAAAACTTTGCAATATCCTGCGCAATACGCCGATCAACACCAGCGAGGGCAAAACCCTTGGCGTGACTATTTCCATCGGGGCCACATGGATTGCGGCAGGTTGCAGCAACGACAACCGCAAGGCCATTTTCGAAATTGCCGATGCCGCGCTATATCGCGCGAAACAAAGCGGCCGCGACCGGGTGGTGTTCACGCCCGATGTCAACGAACAGCACAACAAAGGACTATTTGAACAGCATTAA